A single region of the Arthrobacter sp. V1I7 genome encodes:
- a CDS encoding alpha-L-rhamnosidase — translation MTSTSLTPQSAIRQQTAVSRFSAEYRTDTPFVADPRPRLSWITATDSTDWQQTQAELRLTRGGTAESRVHCGTESVLVEWPFKAIAAGEQVEVEVRITGNDGDTTDWSEPLTLVGGFVDGRWQATAISLPVPAGKQAPLGRPGQLRNEFTVGDGLAKATLFATAHGVYQAEINGTEVDDQVLKPGWTAYADRLNHETTDVTALLTPGANAIGVWLAGGWFTEKYGFHGFAKPFYGEQPSVKVELHLEYADGTRETVTSSPTWRATTAGPLVSSGIYAGESFDARRAEAGWSQPGFDDAHWHPAAVDAGKWAAATPAIAPPVRRIEELPVVEVLTTPSGATVLDFGQNLVGRLRIRVSGAAGHIITLRHAEVLEDGELSLRPLRQAAATDTYTLAGDGEEEWEPSFTFHGFRYAQVDNWPGALNPAAIAAVVIHNDMRRTGWFACSDPLLNRLHENALWGMRGNFLALPTDCPQRDERLGWTGDIQVFSPTASYLYDTLGFLGSWLEDLALEQGHRNGVVPIIVPSVLGMLESPVAAWGDAATVVPWVLFERFGDTGLLRRQYASMRDWADALLKVRNSSGLWQGQMQLGDWLDPAAPPDKPGAARTHGDIVASAYLFRSLDLVAKAAAILGSDADHAKYAVLAEDTRQAFLAEYVTPSGRIVSDAQTAYSLALMFGISTDPSQRRAMGGRLAELARLGGYRIATGFVGTPLIADALTATGHLDAAERLLTQTECPSWLYPVTHGATTIWERWDSILEDGSVNPGEMTSFNHYALGAIADWMHRTVAGLAPAAPGYRKVRIAPRPLASLQHASTSHETPYGLARVAWKRAGDRVLVEATVPPGHRRRGLASGRLRRVRSGLGPAPLGRARHGVRRGNRRCFTAHPARGHHGRPAGLCRGVAGHRSPGSGGRGGIPQRHRLVSADDPGPEPDLHPALRQEGHRRRAGCPQ, via the coding sequence GTGACATCCACGTCCCTGACACCGCAGTCAGCCATCCGCCAGCAGACCGCCGTCAGCCGGTTCAGCGCAGAGTACCGAACGGACACCCCGTTCGTGGCAGACCCGCGGCCCCGGCTCAGCTGGATAACAGCCACCGACAGCACCGACTGGCAACAGACCCAGGCCGAACTCCGGCTCACGCGTGGCGGAACGGCGGAGTCCCGGGTGCATTGCGGCACGGAGTCCGTGCTGGTGGAGTGGCCCTTTAAGGCCATCGCCGCGGGCGAGCAGGTGGAAGTGGAAGTCCGGATCACCGGGAACGACGGCGACACCACCGACTGGAGCGAGCCCCTGACTTTGGTGGGCGGCTTTGTGGACGGGCGGTGGCAGGCCACGGCGATCAGTCTCCCCGTCCCGGCCGGAAAGCAGGCGCCGCTGGGACGGCCCGGCCAGTTGCGGAACGAATTCACGGTGGGCGACGGGCTGGCCAAAGCCACCCTGTTTGCCACCGCCCACGGCGTGTACCAGGCCGAAATCAACGGCACGGAGGTGGACGACCAGGTCCTCAAGCCGGGCTGGACGGCCTACGCGGACCGGCTCAACCACGAAACCACGGACGTCACAGCACTCCTGACCCCGGGCGCCAACGCCATCGGAGTCTGGCTTGCCGGCGGCTGGTTCACGGAAAAGTACGGCTTCCACGGCTTCGCCAAGCCTTTTTACGGTGAGCAGCCTTCCGTAAAGGTGGAGCTGCACCTCGAATACGCCGACGGGACGCGGGAAACCGTGACCAGCAGCCCGACCTGGCGCGCCACCACGGCCGGACCGCTTGTCTCCAGCGGCATCTACGCCGGTGAGTCCTTTGACGCCCGGCGCGCGGAGGCCGGCTGGTCCCAACCCGGCTTCGACGACGCACACTGGCATCCTGCCGCGGTTGATGCCGGGAAATGGGCGGCAGCCACCCCGGCCATCGCCCCTCCCGTGCGCCGGATCGAGGAGCTGCCGGTCGTGGAAGTGCTGACCACGCCCTCCGGCGCCACGGTGCTGGACTTCGGCCAGAACCTCGTGGGGAGGCTGCGGATCCGGGTCAGCGGCGCGGCCGGCCATATCATCACCCTCCGGCATGCCGAAGTGCTCGAAGACGGCGAATTGTCGCTCCGTCCGCTGCGCCAGGCGGCCGCCACCGACACGTACACGCTCGCCGGTGACGGGGAGGAAGAATGGGAGCCGAGCTTCACATTCCACGGCTTCCGCTATGCCCAGGTGGACAACTGGCCCGGTGCGCTAAACCCGGCGGCGATCGCCGCCGTCGTCATCCATAACGACATGCGCCGCACTGGCTGGTTCGCGTGCTCAGACCCGCTGCTGAACCGCCTGCACGAGAACGCCCTGTGGGGGATGCGTGGCAACTTCCTCGCGCTCCCCACCGACTGCCCCCAACGTGACGAGCGGCTGGGGTGGACCGGTGACATCCAGGTCTTCAGCCCAACAGCCAGCTACCTGTACGACACGCTGGGCTTCCTCGGTTCCTGGCTGGAGGACCTCGCCCTCGAGCAGGGTCACCGCAACGGCGTGGTGCCTATCATCGTTCCGTCCGTGCTGGGCATGCTCGAATCGCCGGTGGCCGCCTGGGGCGACGCGGCCACCGTGGTCCCTTGGGTGCTGTTCGAGAGGTTCGGTGATACGGGGCTGCTCCGCCGGCAGTACGCCAGCATGCGGGACTGGGCGGATGCCCTCCTGAAGGTCCGGAACAGTTCCGGGCTCTGGCAGGGCCAGATGCAGCTGGGCGACTGGCTCGATCCCGCCGCACCCCCGGACAAGCCCGGCGCTGCCAGGACGCACGGGGACATCGTTGCCAGTGCCTACCTCTTCCGGTCCTTGGACCTGGTGGCCAAGGCCGCAGCCATCCTCGGCTCCGACGCCGACCACGCCAAGTACGCGGTGCTCGCCGAAGACACCCGGCAGGCGTTCCTGGCCGAATACGTAACGCCCTCCGGCCGGATCGTCTCGGACGCCCAGACCGCCTACTCGCTGGCCCTGATGTTCGGCATCAGCACCGATCCGTCGCAGCGCCGGGCCATGGGCGGCCGGCTCGCGGAGCTCGCCCGCCTCGGCGGGTACCGGATTGCCACCGGGTTTGTGGGCACACCTCTGATCGCCGATGCCCTGACCGCTACCGGGCACCTGGACGCTGCCGAACGGCTGCTCACCCAGACCGAGTGCCCCTCCTGGCTGTACCCCGTCACGCACGGCGCCACCACCATCTGGGAACGCTGGGACTCCATCCTGGAAGACGGCAGCGTCAACCCCGGCGAAATGACGTCTTTCAACCACTACGCGCTGGGCGCCATCGCCGACTGGATGCACCGCACTGTTGCCGGGCTGGCCCCGGCGGCGCCCGGGTACCGGAAGGTGCGCATCGCGCCGCGGCCGCTCGCCAGTCTCCAGCACGCTTCGACGTCGCACGAGACGCCGTACGGGCTGGCCCGGGTCGCATGGAAGCGCGCAGGGGACAGGGTCCTGGTGGAAGCCACCGTGCCGCCCGGGCACCGCCGCCGTGGTCTCGCTTCCGGACGGCTCCGCCGAGTTCGAAGTGGGCTCGGGCCAGCACCGCTGGGACGTGCCCGCCACGGAGTCCGCCGCGGAAACCGCCGCTGCTTCACTGCACACCCCGCTCGCGGACATCATGGACGACCCGCAGGCCTATGCCGCGGTGTGGCAGGCCATCGAAGCCCAGGATCCGGCGGGCGCGGCGGCATTCCGCAAAGACACCGTCTGGTATCGGCAGACGACCCTGGACCAGAGCCTGATCTTCACCCCGCCCTCCGTCAAGAAGGACATCGCCGCCGCGCTGGCTGCCCTCAATGA
- a CDS encoding glycoside hydrolase family 43 protein, with translation MNLPNPLISGFNPDPSIVKVGEDYYLATSTFEYLPGIPVYHSTDLVDWTRVGHVVDREGQLDSRDVPTLGGAWAPTIRFHDGLFYVAVTDAMARGTLVFTAKDPAGPWSDGLAIEGAVGIDQDLAWDEDGTAYLTYSGLDTVTGNIGEHRGILQVRVDLESGKALEEPRSVWSGTGLMFPEAPHLYRHGDYWYLMIAEGGTERGHSVSIARGTSPTGPFENNPANPVLSARSTDRPIQNTGHGDLVQTPDGGWAMVLLGMRPRGMTRAFSALGRETFITPVTWEDGWPVVEPVILNPRSGGEFEDDFVDAELDGGWIAVRRFPGAFASTEKIRGRLTVTSDGPGLDDARPAFLGRRQRYQVETIAALVDTGSPEEQGPSDGKGNAGGLAVRYDESHHYSIEVNGTTVTARARVSSIEQAWTRQVPGGPLELRIATRQPAGGAGFGHLSSDTVALQAVIGGEPVTLAELDGRYLSAETAASFTGRVAGVFASSGTVAFHWFRSSGREPN, from the coding sequence ATGAACCTGCCCAACCCCCTGATTTCGGGCTTCAACCCGGATCCCAGCATCGTCAAGGTGGGGGAGGACTACTACCTCGCCACGTCCACCTTTGAATACTTGCCCGGCATCCCGGTGTACCACAGCACCGACCTGGTCGACTGGACCCGGGTCGGGCACGTGGTGGACCGCGAAGGGCAACTGGACTCCCGCGACGTGCCCACCCTTGGTGGCGCGTGGGCGCCCACCATCCGCTTCCATGATGGTCTGTTCTATGTTGCCGTCACCGACGCCATGGCCCGGGGGACCCTGGTGTTCACGGCTAAGGACCCCGCCGGCCCGTGGAGCGACGGGCTGGCAATTGAGGGCGCGGTCGGCATCGACCAGGACCTTGCCTGGGACGAGGACGGCACCGCTTACCTGACCTACTCCGGGCTGGACACCGTCACCGGAAACATCGGTGAGCACCGCGGCATCCTCCAGGTGCGCGTGGACCTGGAATCGGGCAAGGCCCTGGAGGAACCCCGCAGCGTCTGGTCCGGCACCGGACTGATGTTCCCCGAAGCCCCGCACCTCTACCGGCACGGCGACTACTGGTACCTCATGATCGCCGAGGGCGGCACCGAGCGCGGACACAGCGTCAGCATCGCCCGGGGAACCTCCCCCACCGGCCCGTTCGAGAACAACCCGGCCAACCCCGTCCTGAGCGCCCGCAGCACCGACCGCCCTATCCAGAACACGGGCCACGGTGACCTCGTGCAGACCCCCGACGGCGGCTGGGCCATGGTGCTCCTGGGCATGCGGCCCAGGGGCATGACCCGCGCCTTCTCGGCGCTGGGCCGGGAAACCTTCATCACCCCGGTCACCTGGGAGGACGGCTGGCCGGTGGTTGAACCTGTCATCCTGAATCCGCGCTCCGGCGGCGAGTTCGAGGATGACTTCGTGGACGCGGAGCTCGACGGCGGCTGGATCGCCGTACGGCGCTTTCCCGGCGCGTTCGCCTCCACGGAGAAGATCCGCGGCCGGCTGACCGTAACCAGCGACGGCCCCGGCCTGGATGACGCCCGGCCCGCGTTCCTGGGCCGCCGCCAGCGGTACCAGGTGGAGACGATCGCCGCACTGGTGGACACAGGTTCCCCCGAGGAGCAGGGTCCCAGTGACGGGAAGGGCAACGCCGGCGGCCTCGCCGTCCGCTACGACGAGTCCCACCACTACTCGATCGAAGTCAACGGGACCACCGTCACCGCCCGGGCCCGGGTGTCCTCGATCGAACAGGCGTGGACCCGCCAGGTACCCGGAGGCCCCCTCGAACTCCGGATCGCAACCCGCCAGCCCGCCGGCGGCGCCGGGTTCGGCCACCTGAGTTCGGACACCGTGGCGCTGCAGGCCGTCATCGGCGGCGAACCGGTCACCCTGGCCGAATTGGACGGACGGTACCTCTCGGCCGAAACCGCCGCGTCCTTCACCGGACGGGTGGCGGGCGTCTTCGCCAGCAGCGGCACGGTGGCCTTCCACTGGTTCCGCAGTTCCGGACGCGAGCCCAACTAG
- a CDS encoding beta-glucosidase has protein sequence MSPTSAVSTDQKDIMETLTTDMLSTEQRLASLLAELSLEDKIQLLTGRDFWTTWPMAKIGLRRMLVSDGPTGVRGEVWDERVPSMNFPSAAAISSSWDPAIADRLGAASAVEARRKGVDVVLGPTINLHRSPLGGRHFEAFSEDPVLTAGLAAAYVSGVQRNGVGATPKHYVANDSETDRFTVDVKVADRPLRELYLLAFEKAIVDSKAWLVMSAYNSINGATATENELLETPLNSEWGFDGVVISDWTAVRSVNSANHSQDLVMPGPAGPWGEALAVAVKSGEVAEASIDRKVLRILQLAARVGALQGFDAVKAEPADREDPIAFAREASAAGTVMVKNDGGLPLDAPGVSRVAVIGHNARHARTQGGGSATVVPEKVVTPLDGIRAAFGADKVSYSVGAVVQEGIAELPLEHLANPVTGRPGLRVRFLDAHGEELFAEDRRSTALVWFGGDAPIAASSTVQFHTIYTPEETGTIRLGFSTVGRGRMFVDGVLGREVTIEATGTDLGAAFLAPPSASFELAVTAGIPVEVRMELDIADRTGALANALSIAIGVEPDDSNPDALIAEAVEAARAADVAVVVVGTNSRVESEGYDRTSLELPGLQDRLVHAVAAANPRTIVVVNSGAPVLLPWRDEVAAILLGYFGGQEFGHALTDILTGVTEPGGRLPTTWPASQDDVPVINVTPDADGTLVYEEGIHIGYRAWLKAGVRPAYEFGSGLGYTSWRLESVVAPATAAPADVVPLAVTLRNTGQRAGKHVVQVYAEKPGSAVDRPVRWLVSSAPVWAEAGETVTAVLDVPTRLLAYWDNGWTYEPGDYTLRVGTSVSELPLDTTLTLVHPTEEGAA, from the coding sequence ATGAGCCCCACTTCCGCCGTCAGTACAGACCAGAAAGACATCATGGAAACTCTCACCACCGACATGCTCTCCACAGAGCAGCGCCTGGCATCCCTGCTGGCGGAGCTCAGCCTAGAAGACAAAATCCAGCTCCTGACCGGCCGCGACTTCTGGACCACGTGGCCGATGGCGAAGATCGGTCTGCGCCGCATGCTGGTTTCGGACGGTCCCACCGGTGTCCGCGGCGAGGTCTGGGACGAACGCGTGCCGTCCATGAACTTCCCTTCGGCCGCCGCGATCAGCTCCAGCTGGGACCCGGCCATCGCCGACCGGCTGGGCGCCGCCTCCGCCGTCGAGGCGCGGCGCAAAGGCGTCGACGTCGTCCTGGGCCCGACCATCAACCTGCACCGCTCCCCGCTGGGCGGCCGCCACTTCGAGGCCTTCAGCGAGGATCCGGTCCTCACGGCCGGGCTCGCCGCCGCCTACGTTTCCGGCGTGCAGCGCAACGGTGTGGGAGCCACCCCGAAGCACTACGTGGCCAACGACTCGGAAACCGACCGCTTCACCGTCGATGTCAAGGTCGCGGACCGGCCGCTGCGCGAGCTGTACCTGCTCGCCTTCGAGAAGGCAATCGTCGACTCCAAGGCCTGGCTGGTCATGAGCGCCTACAACTCGATCAACGGCGCCACTGCCACGGAAAACGAACTGCTGGAAACGCCGCTGAACAGTGAGTGGGGCTTTGACGGTGTGGTCATCAGCGACTGGACCGCCGTCCGGAGCGTCAACAGCGCCAACCACTCTCAGGACCTGGTCATGCCCGGCCCGGCCGGTCCTTGGGGCGAGGCGCTTGCCGTGGCAGTGAAATCCGGAGAAGTGGCCGAGGCCAGCATCGACCGCAAAGTCCTGCGCATCCTGCAGCTCGCGGCCCGCGTCGGCGCCCTGCAAGGCTTCGACGCCGTCAAGGCCGAACCGGCCGACCGTGAGGACCCGATCGCCTTCGCCCGTGAGGCATCCGCCGCCGGCACGGTGATGGTGAAGAACGACGGCGGGCTTCCGCTGGATGCTCCTGGAGTGTCCCGCGTCGCCGTGATCGGTCACAACGCCCGCCACGCCCGCACCCAGGGCGGTGGTTCCGCGACCGTGGTCCCGGAAAAGGTCGTCACCCCGCTGGACGGGATCCGCGCCGCCTTCGGCGCGGACAAAGTTTCGTACAGTGTGGGCGCTGTGGTCCAGGAGGGCATCGCCGAACTGCCGCTCGAACACCTGGCCAACCCCGTCACGGGCCGTCCGGGGCTCCGCGTGCGCTTCCTGGACGCCCACGGCGAGGAACTCTTCGCCGAGGACCGCCGCTCCACGGCTTTGGTCTGGTTCGGCGGCGACGCCCCGATCGCGGCGTCCTCCACGGTCCAGTTCCACACCATCTACACCCCGGAAGAGACCGGCACCATCCGCCTGGGCTTCTCCACCGTGGGGCGTGGCCGGATGTTTGTCGACGGCGTACTGGGCCGTGAAGTCACCATCGAAGCGACCGGAACCGACCTTGGGGCCGCGTTCCTGGCCCCGCCCTCCGCCTCCTTCGAGCTCGCAGTCACTGCCGGTATCCCGGTGGAAGTGCGCATGGAGCTCGACATCGCGGACCGCACCGGCGCCCTCGCCAATGCCTTGAGCATCGCGATCGGCGTGGAACCCGACGACTCGAACCCCGACGCCCTGATCGCCGAGGCGGTTGAGGCAGCCCGCGCCGCCGACGTCGCCGTCGTCGTGGTCGGCACCAACTCCCGCGTCGAATCCGAGGGCTACGACCGGACCTCCCTGGAGCTTCCCGGATTGCAGGACCGCCTGGTTCACGCGGTCGCGGCGGCCAACCCGCGCACCATCGTGGTGGTCAACTCCGGTGCCCCCGTGCTGCTGCCCTGGCGCGACGAGGTCGCAGCCATCCTCCTGGGCTACTTCGGCGGCCAGGAATTCGGCCACGCCCTCACTGACATCCTCACCGGCGTCACCGAACCCGGCGGCCGGCTCCCCACCACTTGGCCGGCCAGCCAGGACGACGTGCCGGTCATAAATGTCACGCCCGACGCCGACGGGACCCTGGTCTACGAGGAAGGGATCCACATCGGCTACCGGGCGTGGCTCAAAGCCGGAGTCCGGCCGGCTTACGAATTCGGCTCCGGACTCGGCTACACGTCCTGGCGTCTCGAATCCGTGGTGGCCCCCGCCACGGCCGCACCGGCCGACGTCGTGCCGCTGGCCGTCACGCTGCGAAACACCGGTCAGCGCGCCGGAAAACACGTGGTCCAGGTTTACGCCGAAAAGCCCGGCTCCGCCGTGGACCGCCCGGTCCGCTGGCTCGTCTCCTCCGCCCCCGTGTGGGCAGAAGCCGGCGAAACCGTCACCGCAGTCCTGGACGTGCCCACCCGGCTCCTGGCGTATTGGGACAACGGCTGGACGTATGAACCCGGCGACTACACCCTCCGCGTCGGCACCTCCGTCAGTGAACTGCCGCTGGACACCACGCTCACGCTGGTGCACCCAACCGAGGAAGGTGCCGCATGA
- a CDS encoding glycoside hydrolase family 1 protein: MISPSTGSPSTSPCAQPSWATRGVCRPPGFKDDSLAVPAAHHLLLAHGLALGEFRARRPKAKVGITNIVGNLNPATDTEADRQATEYWDAVSNRIFLDPVYRGRYADTTIAAYGRYGLTATGEDAGPRDLVQPGDLAIISAPGDFAGVNHYTNMLVSAGPGDGAAPNWTHVQPAPSSFGWSNTPEALKAVLKRVASEYTGLPLYVTENGVTFHDYVDPNGEVRDPERIDYLRGYISAVGEAIADGVDVRGYFAWSFMDNFEWAEGYDKRFGLVYVDYGTQTRIPKQSAYWYRDTIAAVRGATAQAATPVTAGAPA, from the coding sequence GTGATCTCGCCGAGCACTGGATCACCATCAACGAGCCCATGTGCGCAGCCTTCCTGGGCCACTCGTGGGGTATGCAGGCCCCCCGGCTTCAAGGACGATAGCCTCGCCGTTCCCGCCGCCCACCATCTGCTCCTGGCCCACGGCCTGGCACTGGGGGAATTCCGCGCCCGCCGCCCCAAGGCCAAAGTGGGCATTACCAACATCGTCGGCAACCTGAACCCGGCGACCGATACCGAGGCAGACCGCCAGGCCACCGAATACTGGGATGCCGTCAGCAATCGGATCTTCCTGGATCCCGTCTACCGCGGCCGCTACGCCGACACGACCATCGCCGCCTACGGCCGGTACGGACTGACAGCCACGGGCGAGGATGCCGGGCCCAGGGACTTGGTCCAGCCGGGCGACCTCGCCATCATCTCCGCGCCTGGTGACTTTGCCGGAGTCAACCATTACACCAACATGCTCGTTTCCGCGGGTCCCGGCGATGGGGCCGCCCCGAACTGGACCCACGTGCAGCCGGCACCCTCGTCCTTCGGCTGGTCCAACACTCCCGAAGCCCTCAAGGCGGTGCTCAAGCGGGTAGCCAGCGAGTACACCGGGCTGCCCCTCTACGTCACCGAAAACGGTGTGACGTTCCACGACTACGTTGACCCGAACGGCGAGGTCCGCGACCCCGAACGCATCGATTACCTCCGCGGTTACATTTCCGCCGTGGGTGAGGCGATCGCCGATGGTGTGGACGTCCGGGGCTACTTCGCCTGGTCCTTCATGGACAACTTCGAGTGGGCCGAGGGGTACGACAAGCGCTTCGGCCTGGTCTATGTGGACTACGGCACCCAGACCCGCATCCCCAAGCAGAGTGCCTACTGGTACCGGGACACCATCGCCGCCGTTCGCGGAGCAACCGCACAAGCAGCCACACCCGTCACCGCAGGCGCCCCCGCATGA
- a CDS encoding family 1 glycosylhydrolase → MTTQSATAHPGLSSGATFPADFAWGVATAAYQIEGAVNEGGRGKSIWDTFSHQPGTTIHGDNGDIACDHYHRWEADLDLMAELGIPAYRLSLSWSRLQPSGTGPLNPEGVRFYRELLEGCTARGITPYVTLYHWDLPQALQDDGGWPARHTAYRFGEYSGLVAEALGDLAEHWITINEPMCAAFLGHSWGMQAPRLQGR, encoded by the coding sequence ATGACCACGCAATCAGCGACCGCACACCCGGGGCTCTCCTCCGGCGCCACTTTTCCCGCCGATTTCGCTTGGGGCGTGGCCACAGCGGCCTACCAGATCGAAGGCGCCGTCAACGAGGGCGGCCGCGGCAAAAGCATCTGGGACACCTTCTCCCACCAGCCCGGCACCACGATTCATGGTGACAACGGCGATATCGCCTGCGACCACTACCACCGCTGGGAAGCCGACCTCGATCTGATGGCCGAGCTCGGCATCCCCGCGTACCGGCTTTCCCTGTCCTGGTCCCGCCTGCAGCCCAGCGGGACGGGTCCACTCAACCCCGAAGGTGTCCGCTTCTACCGGGAGCTGCTCGAAGGCTGCACCGCCCGCGGCATCACGCCGTACGTGACGCTGTACCACTGGGACCTGCCGCAGGCGCTGCAGGACGACGGCGGCTGGCCGGCGCGGCACACTGCGTACCGCTTCGGCGAGTATTCCGGACTCGTCGCCGAGGCCCTCGGTGATCTCGCCGAGCACTGGATCACCATCAACGAGCCCATGTGCGCAGCCTTCCTGGGCCACTCGTGGGGTATGCAGGCCCCCCGGCTTCAAGGACGATAG
- a CDS encoding ATP-binding cassette domain-containing protein: protein MTETLLDVRDVVVEYPLKGFRREPFKALRGVSLDVRPGETVGLVGESGSGKTTLGRAVLGLAPVTGGSISYRGQEISKASRAQRKELSHEIQVVFQDPYTSLNPSMTIEQILTEPLTVRKVERQAANKRVAELLDQVRLPHDAVHRLPREFSGGQRQRIAIARALALDPKLVVCDEPVSALDLSTQARVLDLFLEIQERTGVAYLFVSHDLAVVRYLSHRVAVMYHGEIVEWGAGDQVTGEPEHPYTQRLFMAAPVPDPDRQAQRRADRHRLAAIQHEQDVQAGVA from the coding sequence ATGACCGAAACACTGCTCGACGTCCGGGACGTCGTCGTCGAATATCCCCTCAAGGGTTTCCGCAGGGAGCCGTTCAAGGCGCTCAGGGGCGTTTCCCTGGACGTCCGCCCCGGCGAGACCGTGGGCCTGGTGGGTGAGTCCGGTTCCGGAAAAACCACCCTGGGCCGCGCCGTACTGGGTCTTGCTCCCGTAACCGGCGGCAGCATCAGCTATCGCGGGCAGGAGATCTCCAAAGCCAGCCGGGCCCAGCGCAAGGAGCTCAGCCACGAAATCCAGGTGGTGTTCCAGGACCCGTATACCTCGCTGAATCCTTCCATGACCATCGAACAAATCCTGACCGAGCCGTTGACCGTCCGGAAGGTGGAACGCCAGGCAGCCAACAAGCGGGTCGCGGAGCTCCTGGACCAGGTGCGGCTGCCACACGACGCCGTTCACCGGCTGCCGAGGGAATTCTCCGGCGGGCAGCGCCAGCGCATCGCAATCGCCCGGGCGCTTGCCCTGGACCCGAAGCTGGTCGTCTGCGACGAACCGGTTTCCGCCCTGGACCTCTCCACCCAGGCCCGGGTCCTGGACCTGTTCCTCGAAATCCAGGAACGCACCGGAGTGGCGTACCTCTTCGTCTCCCATGACCTCGCGGTGGTCCGGTATCTCAGCCATCGCGTGGCAGTCATGTACCACGGCGAAATCGTGGAATGGGGCGCAGGGGACCAAGTCACCGGCGAACCGGAACACCCCTACACCCAGCGGCTGTTCATGGCCGCGCCCGTGCCGGATCCGGACCGGCAGGCCCAACGACGGGCCGACCGCCATCGCCTGGCGGCAATCCAGCACGAGCAGGACGTACAGGCCGGCGTGGCCTAG